A window of the Bacteroidia bacterium genome harbors these coding sequences:
- a CDS encoding 5'-nucleotidase, lipoprotein e(P4) family: protein MLIIILIEMKKYFVQVLIVFYSCTSHKKINTSVAGSCNSLTADGRLFTSAYQQYAGEYKALCIQAYNIAALRLDQILSDSNSTKPKAIITDIDETILDNSPYSVHRALYNLDYEPKTWGEWIAKATADTMPGALPFFKYAASKNVEVFYLSNRAESDRPGTLRNIVKYGFPYADNNHLILKTESSSKEGRRKKLAENYDIVLLIGDNLADFSDLFDRKTTEERNENVQRAANEFGKKFIVLPNANYGDWEGAFYQYNYKRPPAEKDSIIKSLLKNY, encoded by the coding sequence ATGCTTATAATAATTTTGATTGAAATGAAAAAGTATTTTGTCCAGGTTCTTATCGTTTTTTATTCCTGTACATCACACAAAAAAATCAACACATCTGTTGCCGGCAGTTGTAATTCGTTAACTGCTGACGGAAGACTTTTTACCTCCGCTTATCAGCAGTATGCCGGAGAGTACAAAGCCCTTTGTATTCAGGCCTACAACATTGCAGCATTACGATTGGATCAGATTCTTAGCGATTCAAATTCCACAAAACCCAAAGCCATTATTACCGATATAGACGAAACCATTTTGGATAACTCGCCCTATTCTGTTCACAGAGCATTATACAATCTGGACTATGAACCCAAAACGTGGGGCGAATGGATTGCTAAAGCCACAGCAGATACCATGCCCGGAGCATTGCCTTTTTTTAAATACGCAGCCTCCAAAAATGTTGAAGTCTTTTATCTTTCTAACAGAGCGGAGAGCGATCGGCCTGGGACGCTAAGGAATATCGTAAAATATGGCTTCCCTTATGCAGATAACAATCACCTGATTTTAAAAACAGAATCTTCAAGTAAAGAAGGACGAAGAAAAAAACTGGCAGAAAATTATGATATTGTATTGTTAATTGGCGATAATCTGGCCGACTTTAGTGATTTATTTGACCGCAAAACAACAGAAGAAAGAAATGAAAATGTACAACGTGCAGCCAATGAATTTGGAAAAAAATTTATCGTATTGCCCAATGCCAATTATGGCGACTGGGAAGGAGCCTTTTATCAATACAACTACAAACGCCCACCGGCAGAAAAAGACTCAATCATTAAAAGCTTATTAAAAAACTACTAA
- a CDS encoding T9SS type A sorting domain-containing protein, with the protein MKNLKHFLLSATVVLLTTCAATAQNNIWSQPDNFINFVSGSPSVTPMPASTSYQVCHNTCSDVNGNLLFFIVDGAVYDAQGIFVDQMLMTVNGSSTPANFTGMSEFAIIPVPGSTTRFYIFASDYPRPANLSIGGDPQMYFAVFDIASSLLVDLAGNPQPYVQQISNQFYLGFHSGAYHFAITPKLHCLTEERFLFTANTVEFSRYRITASGIILENTQTLAPTFGNHNGSGKILSEMEIVLLNNGNYKVAFPFIATNSSSATHLLIGNIDPAGLLTTALDYSLPQLNFSINNFARGLEFSPDGNYLYYTHLERPYLNCIDVNTGTDVTAFSTAASPLLNAADFRQSQLEIGSDGNLYAAAANRYARLTNPNTPNAANWNDSYLTNIASTLTYGTTNTNYSNDPARVSYILGDQIDGDVAPANVIPECCNNAASWDESTYNALPTTDTWTNGNNPFGNTSNPVYIKDLLDIPTGANIAINNMEFRFGLNGKVIVHPGATLTLNGTKFTASPTCNTMWQGVEVWGDLSQPNNINAQGKLVMQNFNSVQSCISLAICGIRLWQQQYNGGPVLTGSGGHIFAYNTLFDNNYRSMEFMPNGQPALTPGNESVISNCTFNATNGNMLYPLNTLPVPPVRPYRFITMWGLKNVTFLGTNNFNNADRCIYTEDANYDLSNANFTNCIHGIYSRKIDPAFVSQHKFANNNFKSFFTAMQIDGGMYDQITNNNFNTLFNTGSQSANFEGIRLMSAGGFIITDNRFYSCKAGITVYNSGAMGGSIESNGNGTGNDFSGCWRGIQTFQDNRNLYIRCNRFFNHQALGQYSAAWAIFGSLADQGHNSFSDPYAPVSNQFDKAPLTRVDVYSVANPNGGFNFGYYHYSISSDPLGRPLASTNTVNVLNTSHTRPVDACDGTHLEPTGPYDPQAAIVQIDNEANEAIREMMISRLITWYLDNNQMETAITYLEERGDHAARERLLAIYMDNGSLTEAQALIDEMQGCTDAECLDFIYLNTLLIDWQINNTSPFDMDNQTHDNIQEIAERQNRVSVQAQALLALVYGSEFLPEIIDTAVARMANTNEWVDRDAFIQTLQPNPAKDDLTISFGQAIPMGAELMLTDYTGRLVKQLNIPENSEQATIDVATLSKGIYTVQLMVNKVTHSIKRFSKL; encoded by the coding sequence ATGAAAAATTTAAAACACTTTCTATTGTCTGCAACCGTAGTGTTGTTGACAACATGTGCAGCTACAGCACAAAACAACATTTGGAGTCAACCCGACAATTTTATTAACTTCGTTAGTGGCAGTCCGTCAGTTACACCTATGCCGGCATCTACGTCTTATCAAGTCTGCCACAACACCTGCTCTGACGTTAATGGTAATTTACTTTTTTTTATTGTTGATGGTGCAGTGTATGATGCACAAGGGATATTTGTGGATCAAATGCTAATGACCGTTAACGGATCTTCTACACCGGCAAACTTCACCGGTATGTCTGAATTTGCCATCATACCTGTGCCGGGTAGCACTACTCGTTTTTATATTTTTGCATCTGATTATCCCAGGCCTGCTAATCTGAGTATAGGTGGAGACCCTCAAATGTATTTTGCCGTTTTTGATATTGCCTCATCCCTTCTTGTTGATTTGGCTGGTAATCCGCAACCATATGTACAACAAATTTCCAATCAATTTTATTTGGGTTTTCACTCCGGAGCTTATCATTTTGCTATAACGCCAAAACTCCACTGCCTCACAGAAGAGCGTTTTCTTTTTACTGCCAACACCGTGGAATTTAGCAGGTACAGAATAACCGCTTCCGGCATAATATTAGAAAACACACAGACCTTAGCTCCCACATTTGGAAATCATAATGGTAGTGGCAAAATTTTAAGCGAAATGGAAATTGTACTTCTCAATAATGGGAACTATAAAGTGGCGTTCCCATTTATAGCTACAAATTCATCATCAGCAACACACCTTTTAATTGGCAATATTGACCCTGCCGGTTTGCTGACCACTGCTTTAGACTATAGTCTGCCGCAGCTGAATTTTTCAATAAATAACTTCGCACGCGGCTTAGAATTTTCACCCGATGGAAATTATCTTTACTATACTCATTTAGAAAGACCCTATCTAAATTGTATTGATGTAAACACTGGAACAGATGTTACCGCTTTCAGCACAGCAGCTTCGCCACTTTTAAATGCAGCGGACTTCAGACAATCGCAGTTAGAAATTGGATCCGATGGCAACTTATATGCTGCTGCCGCCAACCGTTATGCAAGGCTTACTAATCCTAACACGCCCAATGCAGCCAACTGGAACGATAGCTACCTAACCAACATTGCAAGTACGCTCACCTATGGTACTACCAACACAAATTATAGCAACGACCCCGCAAGAGTAAGCTACATCTTGGGCGATCAAATTGATGGTGATGTGGCTCCTGCCAATGTTATTCCTGAATGTTGCAACAATGCAGCCTCATGGGATGAATCTACTTATAATGCGCTACCAACTACTGACACCTGGACAAACGGTAACAATCCTTTTGGCAACACGAGTAATCCGGTTTATATAAAAGATTTGTTAGACATACCAACTGGGGCTAACATTGCCATTAACAATATGGAGTTCAGGTTTGGCTTAAACGGGAAAGTAATAGTGCATCCAGGTGCTACGCTAACACTAAACGGTACTAAGTTTACTGCTTCACCTACATGTAACACTATGTGGCAAGGCGTTGAGGTGTGGGGAGACCTGAGCCAACCAAATAATATTAACGCACAGGGAAAATTGGTGATGCAAAATTTTAATAGTGTACAAAGCTGCATATCACTTGCTATTTGTGGCATTAGGTTGTGGCAACAACAATATAATGGTGGACCCGTATTAACAGGATCGGGCGGACATATATTTGCTTACAACACTTTATTTGACAACAATTACCGTAGCATGGAATTTATGCCTAACGGACAACCTGCATTAACACCGGGTAATGAAAGTGTAATTAGTAACTGTACTTTTAATGCAACCAATGGCAACATGCTTTATCCACTAAATACTTTGCCTGTACCACCTGTGCGTCCCTACCGGTTTATAACCATGTGGGGATTAAAAAACGTAACGTTTCTTGGCACCAATAATTTTAACAATGCCGACCGATGCATTTATACCGAAGATGCAAATTATGATTTGAGCAATGCTAATTTTACAAATTGTATACATGGCATTTATTCAAGAAAAATTGATCCCGCATTTGTATCGCAACATAAGTTTGCAAACAATAACTTTAAAAGTTTTTTTACAGCCATGCAAATTGATGGCGGAATGTATGACCAGATTACCAACAACAATTTTAATACACTATTTAATACCGGTTCACAAAGCGCTAACTTCGAGGGCATACGATTAATGAGTGCTGGAGGCTTTATAATTACCGACAACAGGTTTTACAGTTGCAAAGCAGGTATTACTGTTTACAACTCAGGCGCCATGGGCGGTAGTATTGAAAGTAATGGAAATGGCACGGGAAATGATTTTTCAGGTTGCTGGCGAGGCATACAAACTTTTCAGGATAACAGAAACCTTTATATACGTTGCAACAGGTTTTTTAACCACCAGGCATTAGGACAGTATAGTGCAGCATGGGCCATTTTTGGTTCTTTGGCTGATCAAGGGCATAATAGCTTTTCGGATCCTTACGCTCCAGTAAGCAATCAGTTTGATAAAGCACCACTTACAAGGGTTGATGTTTACAGTGTAGCCAACCCCAATGGCGGTTTTAATTTTGGCTATTATCATTATTCTATTAGCTCAGACCCATTGGGACGGCCATTGGCATCTACTAATACCGTCAATGTACTTAATACATCACATACAAGGCCAGTTGATGCCTGTGATGGCACTCATTTAGAACCCACCGGACCCTATGACCCTCAAGCAGCCATAGTACAAATAGATAATGAAGCCAATGAAGCTATAAGAGAAATGATGATAAGCAGACTAATAACTTGGTATCTTGACAACAATCAGATGGAAACTGCCATTACCTACCTTGAAGAAAGAGGTGACCATGCTGCTCGTGAAAGATTGTTGGCCATATATATGGACAATGGCTCGCTTACCGAAGCACAAGCGCTAATTGATGAAATGCAGGGGTGCACAGATGCAGAATGCTTAGATTTTATTTATCTCAATACCTTACTTATTGATTGGCAAATTAATAACACATCACCCTTTGATATGGACAATCAAACCCATGATAATATACAGGAAATTGCCGAAAGGCAAAACCGCGTTTCTGTGCAGGCGCAGGCTTTGTTGGCATTAGTTTATGGCAGTGAGTTTTTACCCGAAATAATTGACACTGCAGTTGCAAGAATGGCAAATACCAATGAGTGGGTTGACCGTGATGCTTTTATACAAACCCTGCAACCCAACCCTGCAAAAGATGATTTAACTATTAGCTTTGGGCAGGCAATACCAATGGGGGCTGAGCTAATGTTAACCGATTATACAGGCAGATTGGTTAAGCAGTTAAATATACCTGAAAACAGTGAGCAGGCAACAATTGATGTAGCCACGTTGTCTAAGGGTATATACACTGTGCAGCTAATGGTAAATAAAGTAACACATAGCATCAAACGATTTAGTAAGTTGTAA
- a CDS encoding choice-of-anchor V domain-containing protein: MKKLFTLIFFAIAGLVVADILNEQGQAVATGSPGEFDCTSCHTGNNVNSGTGSITIASPNMPNWQYVPGQVYQIDVTVSQTGAPLFGFGFEALRTSNNTNGGTFQITNAASTFLKTGFINGSNRTNVVHKKNGGLSNDSHTFSFNWTAPATNIGNIIFYSAGNAANNQGDTLGDFIYKTQQLITPSITGINEIQQADFSVYPNPATDFINIIFPESQTVTTYSILDISGKMVDQGKVLHSQAEYLSVKLPDSMKAGIYFIEVNNLGDYKRQKFVKLKN, from the coding sequence ATGAAGAAACTCTTTACACTAATTTTCTTTGCAATTGCAGGTCTTGTAGTTGCAGACATTTTAAATGAACAAGGACAAGCAGTTGCTACCGGGTCGCCCGGTGAATTTGATTGTACATCATGCCATACAGGCAATAATGTAAATAGCGGAACCGGTTCTATAACAATTGCATCACCTAACATGCCCAACTGGCAATATGTTCCCGGACAGGTTTATCAAATTGATGTCACTGTTTCGCAAACAGGTGCTCCGCTGTTTGGATTTGGATTTGAAGCACTCAGAACAAGCAACAATACAAACGGTGGCACATTTCAGATTACTAACGCTGCAAGTACTTTTCTAAAAACTGGTTTTATAAATGGTTCGAACAGGACCAATGTTGTCCATAAGAAAAATGGCGGACTGAGCAATGATTCACATACCTTCTCTTTCAACTGGACAGCTCCTGCAACCAACATTGGAAATATAATTTTCTATTCAGCAGGAAATGCAGCAAACAATCAGGGAGATACATTAGGAGATTTTATCTATAAAACGCAACAACTAATTACACCGTCTATTACAGGAATAAATGAAATTCAACAAGCAGATTTTTCTGTTTATCCTAATCCGGCAACAGATTTTATCAATATAATTTTTCCTGAAAGCCAAACTGTAACAACCTATTCTATTCTTGATATTAGCGGCAAAATGGTTGACCAAGGAAAGGTGCTGCATTCTCAGGCGGAATACTTATCTGTTAAACTTCCTGATTCAATGAAAGCAGGAATTTATTTTATTGAAGTCAATAATTTGGGTGATTACAAAAGACAAAAATTTGTTAAGCTCAAGAATTAA
- the pckA gene encoding phosphoenolpyruvate carboxykinase (ATP), translating into MNEYGLKNPNFSVAELGLKNVSAAYWNLTVAELVEEVVIRGEGELTDFGALAVDTGEFTGRSPKDKFIVADKETENSVWWGDINIKFDSDKFDALYNRVTAYFSGKEVYVRDCYACADPRYRLNIRVITESPYQSIFANNLFLRPTADEITSVEKDWVILAASGFYADPKIDGTRQHNFAIVNFTKKIILIGGTGYTGEIKKGIFSVLNYILPHHKNVLSMHCSANIGKNNDTAIFFGLSGTGKTTLSADPNRGLIGDDEHGWSDNTVFNFEGGCYAKCVNLSKEKEPQIYQAIRFGALLENTEFYEGTTRVDFDNISKTENTRVAYPIHFIDNAVEPSVAGTPKNIFFLTCDAFGVLPPISRLTTGQAMYHFISGYTAKVAGTEVGITEPTTTFSACFGKAFLPLHPTRYAELLGKKLQENKDIRVWLVNTGWSGGSYGVGARMKLSYTRAMITAALNGELDNVNFETLPVFGLQYPVSCPNVPSEILNPKATWADKSAYDNKIADLASKFVKNFEQYAAQANKEIMDAAPRVAVVA; encoded by the coding sequence ATGAATGAATACGGATTAAAAAACCCGAATTTTTCTGTTGCTGAACTTGGTCTAAAAAACGTGTCAGCAGCCTATTGGAATCTTACCGTTGCAGAACTGGTTGAAGAAGTTGTCATCAGAGGTGAAGGTGAATTAACAGACTTTGGTGCATTGGCAGTTGATACGGGCGAATTTACAGGTCGCTCGCCAAAGGATAAATTTATTGTAGCGGATAAGGAGACTGAAAATTCTGTTTGGTGGGGAGATATCAACATAAAATTTGATAGCGATAAGTTTGATGCTCTTTATAACAGAGTTACGGCTTATTTTTCGGGCAAAGAAGTGTATGTGCGCGATTGTTATGCCTGTGCCGACCCTCGATACAGACTCAATATACGTGTCATTACGGAATCACCATATCAAAGTATTTTTGCCAACAACCTTTTTCTGCGTCCAACAGCCGATGAAATAACTTCTGTAGAAAAAGACTGGGTAATTCTTGCTGCATCTGGCTTCTATGCCGACCCGAAAATTGACGGCACACGTCAGCATAATTTTGCCATTGTTAACTTCACTAAGAAGATTATCCTTATTGGAGGTACTGGCTATACAGGCGAAATTAAGAAAGGTATTTTCTCTGTTCTGAATTATATTTTGCCGCATCATAAAAACGTGCTCAGCATGCATTGCTCTGCCAACATTGGGAAAAATAATGACACAGCTATTTTCTTTGGTTTGTCGGGCACAGGTAAAACTACACTTAGTGCCGACCCCAACAGAGGTTTAATTGGTGATGATGAACATGGCTGGAGCGACAATACAGTTTTTAATTTTGAGGGTGGATGTTATGCTAAATGTGTAAACCTGAGCAAAGAAAAAGAGCCACAGATTTATCAGGCCATCCGCTTTGGTGCATTGTTGGAAAACACTGAGTTTTATGAAGGCACAACACGTGTTGATTTTGATAATATATCCAAGACAGAAAATACAAGAGTAGCCTACCCTATTCACTTTATTGATAATGCTGTTGAACCTTCAGTGGCAGGGACACCTAAAAACATCTTCTTCTTAACTTGTGATGCTTTTGGGGTGTTACCTCCTATTTCACGCCTCACTACCGGTCAGGCTATGTATCATTTCATCAGTGGATATACGGCAAAAGTGGCAGGAACAGAAGTAGGCATTACTGAACCTACAACAACATTCTCTGCTTGTTTTGGAAAAGCATTTTTACCCTTGCATCCTACACGCTATGCCGAGTTGTTGGGCAAAAAACTGCAAGAGAATAAAGACATCCGTGTTTGGCTGGTAAATACAGGCTGGAGCGGTGGCTCTTATGGCGTAGGTGCACGAATGAAACTTTCATATACTCGTGCAATGATTACTGCAGCACTCAATGGAGAGTTGGATAATGTAAACTTCGAGACACTGCCTGTTTTTGGATTGCAGTATCCTGTTTCATGTCCGAATGTACCTTCAGAAATTCTGAATCCAAAAGCTACATGGGCAGATAAAAGTGCCTATGACAATAAAATTGCCGATCTGGCTTCTAAGTTTGTAAAGAACTTTGAACAGTATGCTGCACAAGCTAACAAAGAAATTATGGATGCTGCCCCAAGAGTTGCAGTAGTAGCGTAA
- the guaB gene encoding IMP dehydrogenase: MALATKSNLQEGLTYDDVLLVPAFSEILPRDVDTSTYFSKNIKLNVPIVSAAMDTVTESAMAIAIAQEGGIGVLHKNMSIEQQTNEVRKVKRSESGMIHDPITLHQNATIQEALGIMREQRIGGIPIVNDNQKLVGILTNRDLRFETDESRKVKEVMTSGQLITVTGVVSLQKAEVILRQYKIEKLPVVDKTGKLIGLVTYKDIIKFKSRPNSCKDKLGRLRVAAGIGVTEDMLDRVASLVNAGVDAIVIDTAHGHSKGVINALKSVKKKFSGLDVVVGNVGTADGAKLLVKNGADGVKVGIGPGSICTTRVVAGVGVPQLTAVADAASAIKGSGVPIIADGGIRFTGDIPKAIAAGAFSIMAGSMFAGVEESPGETIIFEGRKFKSYRGMGSIEAMREGSKDRYFQDAEDDIKKLVPEGIVGRVPYKGTLAETVYQLVGGLRAGMGYCGAKNISELQKAKFIRITQSGVRESHPHGVTIVKEAPNYTG, encoded by the coding sequence ATGGCTCTTGCAACAAAATCAAACTTACAGGAAGGATTAACATACGATGATGTTTTACTCGTTCCTGCTTTCTCGGAAATACTACCCCGCGATGTTGATACTTCAACATATTTCTCAAAAAACATAAAGCTCAATGTCCCCATTGTTTCAGCAGCAATGGATACGGTAACCGAATCGGCAATGGCCATAGCTATTGCTCAGGAAGGCGGCATTGGTGTACTGCATAAGAACATGTCTATTGAGCAGCAAACAAATGAAGTAAGGAAAGTAAAACGGTCGGAAAGTGGTATGATTCATGACCCAATTACCTTGCATCAAAATGCCACCATTCAAGAAGCTCTGGGCATCATGCGCGAACAACGTATTGGCGGTATCCCCATAGTAAATGACAATCAAAAGTTAGTAGGTATTTTAACCAACAGAGACCTTAGGTTCGAAACCGATGAAAGCCGAAAGGTCAAAGAAGTCATGACTTCAGGACAGTTGATTACTGTGACAGGAGTAGTTTCTCTTCAAAAAGCAGAAGTAATTTTACGACAGTATAAAATAGAAAAACTACCTGTAGTAGATAAGACAGGTAAATTAATAGGACTTGTTACCTATAAAGACATTATAAAGTTTAAGTCAAGACCTAACTCATGCAAGGATAAATTAGGCCGATTGAGGGTGGCAGCAGGCATTGGTGTTACAGAAGATATGCTTGATCGTGTAGCCTCGTTGGTAAATGCAGGTGTTGATGCCATAGTAATTGATACGGCACATGGCCATTCTAAAGGTGTTATCAATGCATTAAAATCAGTAAAGAAAAAGTTCTCGGGTTTGGATGTTGTTGTAGGCAATGTAGGCACTGCCGATGGTGCCAAATTGTTGGTTAAGAACGGTGCTGATGGTGTTAAGGTAGGCATTGGTCCGGGTTCTATATGCACCACACGTGTGGTGGCCGGTGTGGGGGTGCCGCAACTTACAGCCGTAGCAGATGCAGCGTCAGCCATTAAAGGTTCCGGAGTACCTATTATTGCAGATGGCGGAATTCGTTTTACCGGTGATATTCCAAAAGCTATTGCCGCAGGGGCATTCAGCATCATGGCAGGTTCCATGTTTGCCGGAGTTGAAGAGTCTCCCGGTGAGACCATCATTTTTGAAGGACGGAAATTTAAATCCTATCGTGGTATGGGCTCCATTGAAGCCATGCGCGAAGGCTCAAAAGATCGTTATTTTCAGGATGCAGAAGACGATATCAAAAAATTGGTCCCTGAAGGTATTGTAGGACGCGTTCCATACAAAGGAACACTTGCCGAAACAGTGTATCAGTTGGTGGGAGGTCTGAGGGCAGGGATGGGTTATTGCGGTGCAAAGAATATTTCCGAACTACAGAAAGCAAAGTTTATCCGTATTACACAAAGTGGCGTACGTGAAAGCCACCCGCATGGAGTTACCATTGTAAAAGAAGCACCTAACTATACCGGATAA
- a CDS encoding helix-turn-helix transcriptional regulator, which yields MLLIGHKLRKIRLLKNVDAKRICTEMEISTAQLSRIENDEIKIGVELVQKFADYFNMPLQDVLSFDDKNTVSNNRNSNVANGGINYGTINDPAVTNSLLKLILEKVESLENRVKELESKSASH from the coding sequence ATGCTACTCATAGGTCACAAACTCCGAAAAATAAGATTGCTGAAAAATGTTGATGCAAAAAGAATTTGTACTGAAATGGAAATTTCTACAGCACAGCTAAGCCGTATAGAAAATGATGAAATAAAGATTGGTGTTGAGTTGGTGCAAAAATTTGCCGATTATTTTAATATGCCTTTGCAAGATGTTCTATCTTTTGATGATAAGAACACCGTGAGTAACAACAGAAATAGTAATGTTGCTAATGGCGGCATCAATTACGGTACTATCAACGACCCTGCCGTTACAAATTCTTTATTAAAGCTAATTTTGGAAAAGGTAGAAAGCCTTGAAAACAGGGTTAAAGAGTTGGAAAGTAAATCAGCCTCTCATTGA
- the accC gene encoding acetyl-CoA carboxylase biotin carboxylase subunit, protein MFKKILIANRGEIALRVMRTAKDMGIKTVAVYSDADRLAPHVLFADDAVHIGASPSAQSYLLVEKIIQAAKQTGAEAVHPGYGFLSENADAAQAIIDSGLIFIGPSPQSMRTMGSKLGAKEAAKKFNVPLVPGTDYAISDIDEARQIAIEIGFPVLIKASAGGGGKGMRIVEHEKDFKDSVKSAMSEALSAFGDGSVFIEKYVASPRHIEIQVMGDNHGNVVHLFERECSVQRRHQKVIEEAPSGILTDKTREAMGQCAVMVARACNYSGAGTVEFLLDEKHNFYFLEMNTRLQVEHPVTEMITGIDLVKEQLNVAAGNKLSFTQEDLKINGHAVEVRVYAEDPANNFLPSVGKLSTYIPPRGVGVRVDDGYEQGMEIPIYYDPMIAKLVTYGRDRNEAIARMIRAIDEYKITGCETTLPFCRFVMEHKAFVTAKFDTHFVKKYFTTDVLEKSIADEVEIASLAAQLWHEQKKPAAMQQQQEKSISHWRNNRS, encoded by the coding sequence ATGTTTAAGAAAATATTGATAGCCAACAGAGGAGAGATTGCACTCAGGGTGATGCGCACAGCAAAAGATATGGGAATTAAAACGGTAGCCGTTTATAGCGATGCTGATCGTTTGGCGCCACATGTCCTTTTTGCCGATGACGCTGTACACATAGGAGCCTCACCATCAGCACAATCCTATCTGCTGGTTGAAAAAATAATTCAAGCGGCCAAACAAACCGGTGCCGAAGCTGTTCATCCCGGCTATGGATTTTTGTCTGAGAATGCCGATGCAGCACAAGCCATTATAGATTCAGGATTAATCTTCATTGGGCCTTCACCACAATCCATGCGGACCATGGGAAGCAAATTAGGTGCTAAAGAGGCTGCCAAAAAGTTTAACGTGCCATTAGTACCCGGAACTGATTATGCCATTAGCGATATTGATGAAGCCCGACAAATAGCTATTGAAATTGGTTTTCCTGTATTGATAAAAGCCAGTGCCGGTGGCGGTGGCAAGGGCATGCGTATTGTTGAGCATGAAAAAGACTTTAAAGATTCCGTTAAGTCGGCAATGAGCGAGGCGTTGTCGGCCTTTGGTGATGGCAGTGTGTTTATTGAAAAGTACGTTGCTTCGCCACGTCATATCGAGATACAGGTTATGGGTGATAACCATGGAAATGTGGTTCATCTTTTTGAAAGAGAATGTTCCGTTCAGAGAAGGCATCAAAAAGTGATTGAAGAAGCCCCTTCAGGAATACTTACAGACAAAACAAGAGAAGCCATGGGCCAATGTGCCGTGATGGTTGCCAGAGCTTGCAATTATTCAGGTGCCGGTACAGTAGAATTTTTATTGGACGAAAAACACAATTTCTACTTTCTTGAAATGAACACCCGTTTGCAGGTAGAGCATCCGGTAACAGAAATGATAACAGGCATAGATTTAGTAAAAGAACAACTAAATGTTGCTGCTGGTAATAAATTAAGTTTTACTCAAGAAGATTTAAAAATTAACGGTCATGCTGTTGAGGTGAGAGTTTATGCCGAAGACCCTGCAAACAATTTCCTTCCCAGTGTAGGTAAACTCTCTACATACATTCCACCAAGGGGTGTAGGCGTGAGGGTTGATGACGGTTATGAACAAGGCATGGAAATTCCAATTTATTACGACCCGATGATTGCCAAGTTGGTTACCTATGGGCGTGACAGGAATGAGGCAATTGCAAGAATGATTAGAGCCATTGATGAATATAAAATTACAGGGTGCGAAACAACCTTGCCTTTTTGCCGCTTTGTGATGGAGCATAAAGCTTTTGTTACCGCAAAATTTGATACTCATTTTGTTAAAAAATATTTTACAACGGATGTATTAGAAAAATCAATTGCTGACGAAGTAGAAATAGCTTCTTTGGCAGCACAACTCTGGCATGAACAAAAGAAGCCTGCTGCTATGCAGCAACAACAAGAAAAGTCTATATCGCACTGGCGCAACAACAGATCCTGA
- a CDS encoding DUF4294 domain-containing protein, translating to MIKKILNCEIGNAFAKTSVMKFSVALCFLLTVFIQFSNAQTPVGSSTAVYDGDTIAYYTLNAVDIYGFIPANASDDVRKYMKLRRDVLKAYPYAKIASAELRFIEESVSKMTSEKEKKKFIKEQEKIMKEQFEKDLKNLTYTQGKILIKLIDRETGHTSYTLVKELRGSLQAFFWQGIAKIFSANLKSEYDPDGADKMIEKVVQSIEKGELQVRN from the coding sequence ATGATTAAGAAAATTTTGAATTGCGAAATCGGCAATGCATTTGCTAAAACATCAGTCATGAAGTTTTCAGTAGCGCTATGCTTCTTGTTGACAGTTTTTATCCAATTCAGCAATGCACAAACACCTGTTGGTTCATCAACAGCTGTTTATGATGGCGATACTATAGCTTATTACACTTTAAATGCTGTGGATATTTACGGTTTTATTCCTGCCAATGCATCTGATGATGTACGTAAATACATGAAGTTACGCAGAGATGTTTTGAAGGCCTATCCTTATGCAAAAATTGCTTCGGCAGAATTAAGATTTATAGAAGAGTCTGTTTCAAAAATGACTTCAGAAAAAGAGAAGAAAAAGTTTATTAAGGAACAGGAAAAAATAATGAAAGAGCAGTTTGAGAAAGATCTAAAAAACCTCACCTACACACAGGGTAAAATCCTCATCAAACTGATTGATCGTGAAACCGGGCACACTTCTTATACGCTGGTGAAAGAACTCAGGGGTAGCTTACAGGCGTTTTTCTGGCAGGGGATAGCCAAAATTTTCAGTGCAAACCTCAAGTCGGAGTACGACCCTGATGGAGCAGATAAAATGATAGAAAAAGTAGTTCAGTCTATTGAAAAAGGCGAGCTACAAGTTAGAAATTAA